GAGAACCGCAGCAGTCGGTTCGTACGGCCTCGGAGGCGGTGGAGCTTGCCCGCCGCCTGGTGGCCGAGGATCCGGCTATTCACTTGCCTCGGCTGGCCGACGGACTCAACAGCCTGTCCAATCAGCTTTCTGCGGTGCGGGAGCCGCGCCGGGCGCTGGAAGCGATCGCCGAAGCGGTGGAGATCAGGCGGCACCTGGTCCAGTTGGATCCAGACGCGCACCTGGAGGACTTCGTGGCTGCCACGGTGAACCTGTCGGTGCAGCGGCACGCCAACGGGGACCGGACCGGAGCGGTGGAGACCTCGCTCGCGATGGTGCAGTTGTTGCGCGGGTTTCCCGACACCGAGCGATTCCGCCTCATGCTGGCCACGACCCTGCAGAACCTCTGCTGCCAGCTCGCCGATGTCGGCGACTCGGCGGCGGCAGTGGCGGCGGCCGACGAGTGCGTCGGCCTGTTTCGGGCTCTGGCGGACGAGAGCCCCGAAGCTTTCCGGCCACAGCTGGCGGCGGCGCTGTCCAACCGGGTGACCGTTCAGGAGACGGCAGGTGACCCCGGGGGCGCGCTCGCCACGGCGATGGAGGCCATGGAGCTGCACCGGGGGTTGGCCGCCGACTTCCCCGAGGCGTTCCAGCCGCTGTTCGCCCTGGCTCTGGGCAGTCTGGCCGGTCAGCAGGCTTACAACGGCGACCGGGTCGGGGCTCACCGTGCAGGACAGGAGGCAGCCGACCTGTTCGCCGTTCTGGCGGAGCGAACTCCCGGTGTTTTCGGCCCCCCGCTGGCGTGTGCGCTGACCAATCTCTCCCGCCACCAGCGTCACGTCGGCCTGCGGCGGGCGGCCCTGGCCTCGGCGGAGCAGGCGGTGGACCTTCGCCGGGAGCAGGTCCGGGCCGACCCGGCGCACCTGCCGGAGTTGGTGGACTCGCTGACGGCGCTTGCGACCAGCCGCGCCGATCTGGGTGACTTCCGGGGTGCGCTGAGCGCCGAACAGGAGGCGGTGGAGCATCAGCGGTACCTGGTGGTCTTCGATCGGGCGGGCCACCTGGCCGGACTCGCCGAGGTGGTGCACAACCTGGCGCTCACCCTCGGCCGGATCGGCGAGCAGGTCGAGGCCCTGAGCTCCGCGGCGGAGGCGGTGGAGCTTCAACGTGAGGTGACAGACAGCAACCCCGTGGGTGGCCGGGCAAACCTGGCCGTGGTGTTGCACACGCTCGCGATCCAGCAGCGCGACTCTGGTGACGACGCGTCGGCTCACCAGACCTCGCGGGAGGCCGTCCGCATTCAGGAGCAGCTCGCCGAGGTGAGTCCGGGTGCCTTCCTGCCCGGACTGGCGATGATGCTCGCCACGCTCGCGAACAACGATGCCGCCGCCGGGGAGCGTACGGTGGCGCTCGAATCCGCACGCCGTTCGCTTGAGATCCGCAGCAGGCTGGCGGAGGCCGAACCGGAAGCCTTCGGGCTCGAACTCGCGGCGGCACTGAGCAACTTGGCTGCCCATCAGGCCAGTTCCGGAGACCTGGAGGGAGCCCTGGAGTCGGGAGCCCGGGCGGTGGAGCTCCGCCGGGCCCTTGTGGCGGCGGAGCCGGAAGCGCACCGGCCCGACCTGGCCCGGTCGTTGAACAACTTGGCGGTGGCCCAGGCCATGAGCGGCTCCCTGGCCGAGTCCGTCGCATCGGTCACCGAGGCGGTGCAGATCAGCCGGGACCTGGTGCTGGCCGATGTGGAGCCGTACCTGCCTCCGCTACGGCTGCACGTCAGGCTGCTGCTGCTCCAGCTGGTGGAGCACGCGGGTCTGCCGGAGGCTGTGCGCCGGTCGGACCAGGTGATGCTCGGCCTGCCGGGGGAGGTCCGGGCCCAGCTCCTCACCGACCGAGCACAGTTGCGGCTCCAGCACGGTGACGCCACCGGCGTCGTGGCAGACCTGGCCGAGGCCGCCCAGCTGATCGACGCGGGCGGGCACCTGGTCCGGTCCGGTGAGGTCCGGCGGGCGGTACGGGGGATCCTCGGCGAGCTGCGCGAAGAGCCGGTGGACCGTCGGATCGACCTGCCGCACTTCCCGGCCTGGGCGGAGCTGGCCACCGACATCGACGCCCGCTTCTTCATCGACCTGTGGCGGGAGCAGCAGAACTGGGAGGAGCGGGCGGCGCTCGCGCGGAAGATCGGCGAAGACCTGCTGTACCCCGCGCTGCACGAGACCCTCGCGGTCGCCCGGGCGATCCACCCGGAGGAAGGCAGCCTCGACCTGCTCGCCGACCTGGTCGCCTTGGCGGTCGAACACGGTGCGGCCGAAGCTGTACGACTGTTCTCGATCGCCCATGAGCAGCGTGAACTGGTCACCCGTTGGCTGTCCTTGACGACCTGGCAGGACAAGTACGAGCATCTCCGGGTGAACCCCCGGCTGCTGACCGATCGGCGGATCAGGGCCGTGCTGGAGGCGCTCGGTGACGACCCGTCCGCCCGGCTCCACCTCGCGGTCCTGTGTCTGGCCGACCAGCTCGGACTCGCCGGGGCGTACGACGCGGCGACCGACCCGGTTGCCGCCTCCGACGCCGGGCTCACTCTGCTCGAACGTGGTGAAGTGGGCGCGCTGGCAGAGTTGTTCGTGGTGGCTCCGCTGCTGCGCCAGCAGGCCTTCACGGGGGCCTACCTGGAGTCGGTGCAGCTGCTGGTACCGCCCGCCGACGAGGCCCGGGCGGCGGACCTGATGCGGAGCGCGGCAACCCAGGGCTCAGCGGTCCAGCGCGAGGCAGGGGCGGTCCGGCTGCGCAGGCTGGCCGCCTGCCGGCCGGAGGCCGAGGAAGGGCTGCGGGAGCTCGGCGCGATCCTGGTGGAAGGACTGTGAGCCCGGGCATAGCCGGCTCGGACCGCTACCGAGGCACCGCGACGCTCGAGTACTGGGCCAACCCGCTCACCTGCCTGGGCAGCTTCCGGGTGAGCCTCACCGTCTCGGTGGCCGAGGGCAGTTGGCGGGGCATCGCGATCCCGGACGGCGCCAGGTCGGAGCGGGCCCGGGAGGGGCTCGACTTCCTGCTGCTGATCGATCCGGTCTTCACCCTGCGCCTCCCGGACGGCAGCACCCGCCTGGTCAGTGCCGTCGCCGAGGGCGAACGCCTCGCCCTCGGCGCCGTCGAGGGCTGAGCGGCGCACCCGGTCACTCGGCCTGTTCGAAGTGGAACGCGCTGATGAAGCAGTCCCGGGGCTGCCGGATCGCGAACATGACGCACTCGACCAGGGAGTGGGCGGTGAGCCCGTCACCCGCGCCGCGCGGGGTGGTCTCCCACTCCGGGGACAGCGGGTCGGGGTTGGCGAAGTCCGGCGGGTAGAGCGAGATGACCCGTACGCCCTGCGGCCGGAGCCGCTTCGACAGCACCCCGGCGAAGCCGGCCTGGGCGCTCTTGGCCGCGTAGAACGCGCCGTGCGCCTCCGAGCGGTGCAGCCCGGGCACCCCGGCCGTCGAGACCATGTTCACGATGTCGGGGCAGTCCGAGGCGAGCAGCAGCGGGAGGAACGCCCGTACGGTCAGCACGGTGCCGGTGGCCCCGGAGGCGATGGTGTCGGACACCTCGTCATCGGTGCAGGACAGCAGGTCGGTGCCCGCCAGCCAGCGGGAGCCGTTGTTGACCAGGACGTCCAGGCGGTCGGTCAGTTCGCCGACGGCGGTGCCGAAGGCGCGGATCGACGCCGGGTCGGAGAGGTCGCAGGCGAACGGACGGACCTGTTCATGGCCGAGGCCGCGGATCTCGTCCGCGACCTTGGTGGCGGCGGCCAGCGAGCGGGCGGAGAGGAAGACCTCGGCCCCGCGCTCGGCAAAGCGGATGGCGAGGGTGCGGCCGAAGTCCCTGGAGGCGCCAGTGACGGCGACCCGAAGGCCCGTCAGATCGGCGGGGGCGGCGGGGGTGCTGCTGATGTTCACGGTGTCGTCCACGGTTCGAAGTCAACGGGTATGCGGGCAAGGCTGGATTCTGTCCGGCGGATCGAGCCCAGGGCGTGACCCGCGGCTTGGGCCAGGTCGCCGAGAACTGAGCTACATATTCGTCGAACGGTGGGATGCCG
This genomic interval from Kitasatospora gansuensis contains the following:
- a CDS encoding SDR family oxidoreductase, producing the protein MDDTVNISSTPAAPADLTGLRVAVTGASRDFGRTLAIRFAERGAEVFLSARSLAAATKVADEIRGLGHEQVRPFACDLSDPASIRAFGTAVGELTDRLDVLVNNGSRWLAGTDLLSCTDDEVSDTIASGATGTVLTVRAFLPLLLASDCPDIVNMVSTAGVPGLHRSEAHGAFYAAKSAQAGFAGVLSKRLRPQGVRVISLYPPDFANPDPLSPEWETTPRGAGDGLTAHSLVECVMFAIRQPRDCFISAFHFEQAE
- a CDS encoding tetratricopeptide repeat protein, coding for MAETLLEGPLPGPSDGPPMERARRLYEAFAAAGIRYVDEPVGSEPGRQEIRTPDQVLLRPRHATCLDLAVTYAGACLDAGLHPMLVLLDGERPEQAAHALVVVWLGGSWDGAEAYDYPLLDLLPPGGVVFPAPPAELLDDLRASADEPGAFLAVEVTGAASAAYSPDPARRAGLGWEEAVRTGAELLRAGAGRWFAGVDVGVGHPQVDPFPLPGHPAARVLAPPYLELASDSGPLKQLSARHEVVAFHPRDELDLLLDWCQQPRPGVDGGPPTRIALLHGVGGAGKTRLAAELGSRLADLGWHTGFLLRALDPEDLAWLGRVASPLLVLVDYAEEARWEEVSRLLRALRGRRSPTCVVLTARSVGSWWHDEIADALAKEGHPYLLRDIPLTARHPRAAGVYRAALRAFAPETTLGTAPGREPESYRWTTLDLVMLAWLAVHGPGAPPESEQALHAEILRHELAYWRRAYRTQIGAKPPADLLRTAGACVSLLGPRRERLAAVLGAVEPLGDDPRWRTQIADLLAELLPAAPEDGSLAIRPDPVGAHLLAEVFGADEALLLRCFELADRDERLNGCVALSRAGGAGGSQLRYRLAESALRGVPEIWQSALVVASTQGGPFVAALESLAQLADTPLPLALLDEILSAGYVTTRRLAMIVATRLAPEALAEGGSESEQDGAARALWLVEFSIRQSEAGDYDGSLESAEEAVVLLRRLATGGASEHRFHLAGALNRLGVAQAETGRRDAAVVSGRRAVALFRRLSGEEFPNQRWALAGALHNLSVHQGGAGDRRSALETSMKAVELHRELAEDGAAYRVAALAGALSGLSIRQVDAGEPQQSVRTASEAVELARRLVAEDPAIHLPRLADGLNSLSNQLSAVREPRRALEAIAEAVEIRRHLVQLDPDAHLEDFVAATVNLSVQRHANGDRTGAVETSLAMVQLLRGFPDTERFRLMLATTLQNLCCQLADVGDSAAAVAAADECVGLFRALADESPEAFRPQLAAALSNRVTVQETAGDPGGALATAMEAMELHRGLAADFPEAFQPLFALALGSLAGQQAYNGDRVGAHRAGQEAADLFAVLAERTPGVFGPPLACALTNLSRHQRHVGLRRAALASAEQAVDLRREQVRADPAHLPELVDSLTALATSRADLGDFRGALSAEQEAVEHQRYLVVFDRAGHLAGLAEVVHNLALTLGRIGEQVEALSSAAEAVELQREVTDSNPVGGRANLAVVLHTLAIQQRDSGDDASAHQTSREAVRIQEQLAEVSPGAFLPGLAMMLATLANNDAAAGERTVALESARRSLEIRSRLAEAEPEAFGLELAAALSNLAAHQASSGDLEGALESGARAVELRRALVAAEPEAHRPDLARSLNNLAVAQAMSGSLAESVASVTEAVQISRDLVLADVEPYLPPLRLHVRLLLLQLVEHAGLPEAVRRSDQVMLGLPGEVRAQLLTDRAQLRLQHGDATGVVADLAEAAQLIDAGGHLVRSGEVRRAVRGILGELREEPVDRRIDLPHFPAWAELATDIDARFFIDLWREQQNWEERAALARKIGEDLLYPALHETLAVARAIHPEEGSLDLLADLVALAVEHGAAEAVRLFSIAHEQRELVTRWLSLTTWQDKYEHLRVNPRLLTDRRIRAVLEALGDDPSARLHLAVLCLADQLGLAGAYDAATDPVAASDAGLTLLERGEVGALAELFVVAPLLRQQAFTGAYLESVQLLVPPADEARAADLMRSAATQGSAVQREAGAVRLRRLAACRPEAEEGLRELGAILVEGL